The following nucleotide sequence is from Desulfosporosinus sp. Sb-LF.
AATATGCGTGTTATTAATATCATTTTGACTGACTCTCTGAGCGACTTCAACGACTTGAGAAAGCATCATAGAGTCGAGTTCCAAATAAGGTAAAGCCTTCGCTTTGGGTTCGAGTGTATTGACAATATCCATGATATCGGTTAGATAAGACGTTTTCATATCATCACCTCCTTTGTGATCAACTTCTTGGGAAGTTCGGTTTAAGTAATTTAATGATCTCCATGCCACTATTATATGATCAATATGATCGTGTGTAAATATCATTACAACGTTATTTTCGAAATAAGGTTAAATTTATTTAAGCATTCAACTAATCACTTCGAATATCAGAGAAACCCATATTGACGTCATTATTCAGAAGGGCTATAATTTGGCATATGATTTAGTAAATTACTAAAATAGTAAATGTATTGGAGGTAATGTTTAAAATGAAAATACCAACTACTCTAAAGCACAAGCCAGTTATTGTATCTGAAAACTATGAGAATGTAGACGGCAGATATGCTAAAAATTCAGATGCAAAGGGCCTTTCATTAGGTTTGGCCCAGTGGAATGATCGAGGCAAGGTAGAAATTTCTGCCAAAGTATGGCGATATACTGGAGAAAAGTGGTCTAGACAGTCTGAAGAATTACCATTCCACCGCGTGCTTGACCTTGCAATTCTAGTTTGTAGAGCAAAACTCCATTTCCAAGAAGCTTATCGGTATGAGA
It contains:
- a CDS encoding DUF6530 family protein; the protein is MKIPTTLKHKPVIVSENYENVDGRYAKNSDAKGLSLGLAQWNDRGKVEISAKVWRYTGEKWSRQSEELPFHRVLDLAILVCRAKLHFQEAYRYEKLYNPENPIIDRVGLQGDAMTVSVCTDNQKIDEDIKLFSQALSNDDELLGERLRTLSRILKEMGY